One region of Neisseria mucosa genomic DNA includes:
- a CDS encoding LysR family transcriptional regulator: MELNNLNDMTAFVASVKSGSFTAAAKQLGLTRSTIGKRIARLEARLNVRLLQRNTRNLAPTDEGRLFYERCTAVLEELENAEQCLAQRSIEPQGRLKISAPLVLGKTILPPLLADFLHRYPQTSIELSLTDDYADLISDGYDLALRNGNPPQCDSLIARTVGSQQMLTCAAPGYLVQHGTPQSPDDLARHQCLHFLHGGRVSRWRFQQKGKETAFQGCGRFSADNGEALLELALSAFGIVQLPHYLVQTALDSGSLKSVLSDFQPKPVPVMAVYPSRKQLSPKVRALVDMMGEAWGKAV, from the coding sequence ATGGAACTCAACAATCTCAACGATATGACCGCCTTTGTCGCCAGCGTAAAAAGCGGCTCGTTTACCGCCGCCGCCAAACAACTCGGGCTCACGCGTTCCACCATCGGTAAACGCATCGCCCGCCTTGAAGCGCGGTTGAACGTGCGCCTTTTGCAGCGCAATACGCGCAACCTTGCGCCCACCGACGAAGGGCGGCTGTTTTACGAGCGCTGCACCGCCGTGTTGGAAGAGCTGGAAAACGCCGAGCAATGCCTCGCCCAACGCAGCATCGAGCCGCAAGGCCGTCTGAAAATCAGCGCGCCGCTGGTGTTGGGCAAAACCATCTTGCCGCCGCTGTTGGCGGATTTTCTCCACCGCTATCCGCAAACCAGCATCGAACTCTCGCTCACCGACGACTACGCCGACCTGATTTCAGACGGCTACGATCTCGCCCTGCGCAACGGCAATCCGCCCCAATGCGACAGCCTGATCGCCCGCACCGTCGGCAGCCAGCAAATGCTCACCTGTGCCGCCCCCGGCTACCTCGTTCAACACGGCACGCCGCAAAGCCCCGACGATTTGGCACGCCACCAATGCCTGCATTTCCTACACGGCGGCCGCGTCAGCCGCTGGCGTTTTCAACAAAAAGGCAAAGAAACCGCCTTTCAGGGCTGCGGACGCTTCAGCGCCGACAACGGCGAAGCCCTGCTGGAACTCGCGCTGTCCGCATTCGGCATCGTGCAACTGCCGCATTATCTGGTGCAAACCGCCCTCGATTCAGGCAGCCTGAAAAGCGTTTTATCCGATTTCCAACCCAAACCCGTGCCCGTGATGGCGGTGTACCCCAGCCGCAAACAGCTCTCGCCCAAAGTGCGGGCGTTGGTGGATATGATGGGGGAAGCGTGGGGGAAGGCCGTCTGA